Proteins found in one Ischnura elegans chromosome 11, ioIscEleg1.1, whole genome shotgun sequence genomic segment:
- the LOC124168433 gene encoding tRNA-uridine aminocarboxypropyltransferase 2 isoform X2 codes for MEDTFAVEKVWADLSGIPADPPRMRNVCSRCNRPSAVCWCPFLPATRLKIHCRLVVLQHPAEERRCLRTVPMLMQSLEAGSCVIFKGKKFPSNSQELHRSGSLYEILSSQDSVLLYPSRDAKDITEVVGEGRQRPQHLIVIDGTWDQARSIYHNSPMLKSLKQVKLSLGSASEYVIRTQPSEGCLSTLEAAAQALSILEDQPSMRQELLAPLHALCSFQLLHGAVSHQSKQFLVELDAYAKPVGKRTRKLLRQSACELRLNKDFVAPHTEYLDIDSR; via the exons ATGGAAGATACTTTCGCTGTTGAAAAAGTGTGGGCCGACTTATCCGGTATTCCTGCTGACCCACCGCGAATGCGTAACGTTTGTTCTAGATGCAA CCGTCCATCTGCTGTTTGTTGGTGCCCATTTTTGCCTGCTACGCGGCTTAAAATACATTGCCGGCTCGTTGTTTTACAACATCCAGCCGAAGAACGCCGATGCCTTCGCACTGTGCCAATGTTGATGCAAAGTCTCGAGGCGGGGAGCTGTGTCATCTTCAAAGGAAAAAAGTTTCCTTCCAATTCACAAGAGCTGCACAG ATCTGGCAGTCTCTACGAAATTTTAAGTTCTCAAGATTCAGTGCTACTGTACCCTTCGCGAGATGCAAAAGATATCACAGAAGTTGTGGGAGAAGGCAGGCAGCGTCCTCAGCACCTAATTGTTATTGATGGTACCTGGGACCAAGCAAGATCTATCTATCACAATAGCCCAATGCTCAAAAGTCTTAAGCAG GTGAAGTTGTCTTTGGGGTCAGCTAGTGAGTATGTGATAAGGACTCAGCCTAGTGAAGGTTGCCTCTCCACCCTAGAGGCTGCAGCTCAAGCTTTGTCCATTCTGGAGGACCAACCAAGTATGCGTCAGGAGTTACTCGCCCCCCTCCATGCTCTCTGCTCGTTCCAGCTTCTGCATGGTGCTGTTTCTCACCAGAGCAAGCAATTTCTTGTTGAGCTTGATGCATACGCGAAGCCAGTTGGCAAGCGAACTCGTAAGCTCCTCAGGCAGTCTGCCTGTGAGCTAAGGTTAAATAAAGATTTTGTGGCTCCACACACGGAATATCTGGATATAGATTCCAGATGA
- the LOC124168433 gene encoding tRNA-uridine aminocarboxypropyltransferase 2 isoform X3 translates to MNWAIFLWMKRHCVDLSLINDLSRPSAVCWCPFLPATRLKIHCRLVVLQHPAEERRCLRTVPMLMQSLEAGSCVIFKGKKFPSNSQELHRSGSLYEILSSQDSVLLYPSRDAKDITEVVGEGRQRPQHLIVIDGTWDQARSIYHNSPMLKSLKQVKLSLGSASEYVIRTQPSEGCLSTLEAAAQALSILEDQPSMRQELLAPLHALCSFQLLHGAVSHQSKQFLVELDAYAKPVGKRTRKLLRQSACELRLNKDFVAPHTEYLDIDSR, encoded by the exons ATGAACTGGGCAATTTTTCTGTGGATGAAGCGGCACTGTGTAGACTTGAGTCTTATTAACGATCTCAG CCGTCCATCTGCTGTTTGTTGGTGCCCATTTTTGCCTGCTACGCGGCTTAAAATACATTGCCGGCTCGTTGTTTTACAACATCCAGCCGAAGAACGCCGATGCCTTCGCACTGTGCCAATGTTGATGCAAAGTCTCGAGGCGGGGAGCTGTGTCATCTTCAAAGGAAAAAAGTTTCCTTCCAATTCACAAGAGCTGCACAG ATCTGGCAGTCTCTACGAAATTTTAAGTTCTCAAGATTCAGTGCTACTGTACCCTTCGCGAGATGCAAAAGATATCACAGAAGTTGTGGGAGAAGGCAGGCAGCGTCCTCAGCACCTAATTGTTATTGATGGTACCTGGGACCAAGCAAGATCTATCTATCACAATAGCCCAATGCTCAAAAGTCTTAAGCAG GTGAAGTTGTCTTTGGGGTCAGCTAGTGAGTATGTGATAAGGACTCAGCCTAGTGAAGGTTGCCTCTCCACCCTAGAGGCTGCAGCTCAAGCTTTGTCCATTCTGGAGGACCAACCAAGTATGCGTCAGGAGTTACTCGCCCCCCTCCATGCTCTCTGCTCGTTCCAGCTTCTGCATGGTGCTGTTTCTCACCAGAGCAAGCAATTTCTTGTTGAGCTTGATGCATACGCGAAGCCAGTTGGCAAGCGAACTCGTAAGCTCCTCAGGCAGTCTGCCTGTGAGCTAAGGTTAAATAAAGATTTTGTGGCTCCACACACGGAATATCTGGATATAGATTCCAGATGA